A stretch of Lentibacillus sp. JNUCC-1 DNA encodes these proteins:
- a CDS encoding thiamine diphosphokinase, producing MVKIAIVGGGPETSIPDLRLTQEAEGIDMWIGADRGALSILEHGLRLDYAVGDFDSVTENEENEIRQKAKKYVPYPPEKDWTDLELAVKYACSLTPSYLYMFGLSGGRLDHTLINIQMIVKLTDQNIPAALIDQNNLLTAAHPGTHEIKQDRRFPYISFIPQTEHVRGLTLSGFYYSLSQADISWGSTLCISNKLIGNNGTFSFDSGILLIIKSRDALG from the coding sequence ATGGTAAAAATAGCAATTGTGGGTGGTGGGCCTGAGACAAGTATCCCAGATTTGCGCTTGACCCAAGAAGCTGAGGGAATAGATATGTGGATCGGAGCCGATCGCGGTGCCCTATCAATTTTGGAGCATGGACTGAGGTTAGATTACGCTGTGGGGGATTTCGATTCAGTTACTGAAAATGAAGAAAACGAAATCAGACAAAAAGCAAAAAAATATGTTCCTTACCCACCAGAAAAAGATTGGACTGACTTAGAACTGGCAGTTAAATATGCCTGTTCACTTACTCCGAGCTATTTATACATGTTTGGCCTGAGTGGAGGGAGACTTGATCATACATTGATCAACATCCAAATGATCGTGAAATTGACAGATCAAAATATACCTGCTGCCCTGATCGATCAAAATAACCTATTGACAGCAGCACATCCCGGCACACATGAAATTAAACAAGATCGCCGCTTTCCGTATATATCATTTATTCCTCAGACAGAACATGTCAGAGGGCTGACTTTGAGCGGTTTTTACTATTCATTATCACAGGCTGATATATCTTGGGGGTCAACGCTTTGTATTTCTAACAAGCTTATTGGAAATAATGGTACTTTTTCCTTCGACAGCGGCATATTATTAATTATAAAGAGCCGTGATGCTCTGGGGTAA
- the rsmB gene encoding 16S rRNA (cytosine(967)-C(5))-methyltransferase RsmB has translation MTNPQQLRSAVLDVLIKIEQQSGYSHLVISHAINQQDISKKDEGLFTEIVYGTMQRKITLDYFLDAFLAPKHKIKPWVKMLLRMSIYQMVYLDKVPDHAIIHEAVEIAKRKGHKGIASLVNGILRNIQRKGVPDLDGIKPLSKQLSIRTSHPEWLVERWIDMYGTDLTEAMCMANLEHKPISIRTQPLKITQKNLVAQLEQEGFVTHPSFFSTQAIVLEKGNILKTSVISSGLATIQDQTSMLAGEVLNASEGMTVLDACSAPGGKATHIAEKMQNTGTLYAYDLHEKKTRLIDEKARTLGITIISADQADARTLRSRHANESFDRILVDAPCSGLGVIRGKPDIKYTKQPSDIENLSHIQLDILKELAPLLKKGGKLVYSTCTVDKAENENVIKTFLADHSDYKVDPDFWQDLPDQLRLSPGVTDYGLQIFPQTFETDGFFLVRLTK, from the coding sequence ATGACCAATCCGCAGCAACTCAGATCAGCTGTACTAGACGTTCTTATAAAAATTGAGCAGCAAAGTGGTTATAGCCATCTTGTCATCAGCCATGCAATCAACCAGCAGGATATCAGTAAAAAGGATGAAGGGTTGTTCACGGAAATTGTTTATGGAACCATGCAGCGCAAAATAACCCTTGATTACTTTTTAGACGCTTTTCTCGCGCCCAAACATAAAATTAAACCTTGGGTCAAAATGCTTCTTCGGATGTCGATTTACCAAATGGTCTACCTGGATAAAGTACCAGATCATGCTATTATCCATGAAGCAGTTGAAATAGCTAAAAGAAAAGGCCATAAAGGAATCGCCTCGCTTGTTAATGGCATCCTTAGAAACATTCAGCGTAAGGGTGTCCCTGACTTGGACGGTATAAAACCTTTATCCAAGCAGCTTTCGATCAGGACCAGCCATCCAGAATGGCTGGTTGAACGTTGGATTGATATGTATGGTACCGATTTAACAGAAGCGATGTGCATGGCCAACCTGGAGCACAAACCAATTTCCATTCGAACACAGCCCTTGAAAATAACACAAAAAAACCTGGTAGCACAGCTGGAGCAAGAAGGCTTCGTGACACATCCGTCATTTTTTTCTACTCAGGCAATTGTCCTTGAAAAAGGCAATATACTTAAAACCAGCGTGATCTCCAGTGGACTGGCAACTATCCAGGATCAAACCTCTATGCTGGCAGGAGAAGTGCTTAATGCCAGTGAAGGCATGACAGTATTGGACGCCTGCAGTGCGCCAGGTGGTAAAGCAACGCATATAGCGGAGAAGATGCAGAACACGGGCACTCTATATGCTTACGACCTACATGAAAAGAAAACCCGTTTAATAGATGAGAAGGCTAGGACGCTTGGTATTACCATCATTTCAGCTGATCAAGCGGATGCGCGAACGTTAAGATCACGTCACGCCAACGAATCTTTCGACCGAATTCTTGTAGACGCTCCTTGTTCAGGACTGGGAGTCATCCGAGGCAAGCCTGATATTAAGTATACGAAACAGCCCTCTGACATTGAAAACCTGTCACATATTCAACTTGATATCCTTAAAGAACTTGCTCCCCTTTTGAAAAAAGGCGGGAAATTGGTATACAGCACGTGTACAGTAGACAAAGCTGAAAACGAGAATGTGATAAAAACCTTTTTGGCAGATCACTCAGATTATAAGGTTGACCCAGATTTCTGGCAAGACTTACCTGATCAGTTAAGGTTATCACCTGGAGTGACAGATTATGGCCTGCAAATTTTCCCACAAACATTTGAGACCGATGGCTTTTTCTTGGTACGGTTAACGAAATAA
- the rpe gene encoding ribulose-phosphate 3-epimerase, which yields MTKIAPSILSADFARLGAEITEVEKGGADFIHVDVMDGHFVPNITIGPLIVEAVRPVTKLPLDVHLMIENPDAYIPAFAKAGADIISVHQETCPHLHRTLHLIKHHGAKASVVLNPATPAEMIRDILPDVDMVLIMTVNPGFGGQSFIESTLPKIRQIAKWREEADLSFNIQVDGGVTTETAGLCTEAGADILVAGSAVFNKPDRKQAINAIRSAAQKGF from the coding sequence ATGACAAAAATAGCACCTTCTATTCTTTCAGCTGATTTTGCACGATTAGGAGCTGAAATAACAGAAGTAGAAAAAGGCGGGGCGGATTTCATTCATGTTGATGTAATGGACGGGCATTTTGTCCCAAATATTACTATCGGCCCTTTAATTGTTGAAGCTGTACGGCCTGTCACAAAATTGCCGCTTGACGTTCATTTGATGATTGAAAATCCTGACGCATATATCCCTGCATTTGCTAAGGCAGGTGCTGATATTATAAGTGTTCATCAAGAGACTTGTCCGCACCTGCACCGCACGTTGCACTTGATTAAACATCATGGTGCAAAAGCCAGTGTAGTACTCAACCCTGCCACCCCTGCAGAGATGATCCGTGATATTCTTCCCGATGTTGACATGGTTCTGATCATGACAGTTAATCCAGGATTTGGCGGGCAAAGTTTTATTGAAAGTACGCTTCCTAAAATCAGGCAAATTGCGAAATGGCGAGAAGAAGCAGATTTGTCATTTAACATACAGGTTGACGGGGGCGTCACAACAGAAACAGCCGGGTTGTGTACAGAAGCAGGTGCTGATATTCTTGTAGCGGGCAGTGCTGTATTTAATAAACCAGACAGAAAACAAGCAATAAACGCTATCAGATCGGCTGCTCAGAAAGGTTTTTAA
- a CDS encoding IS1182 family transposase → MLASQQSLNISSYTDLYEIIIPNDNFLRRINELVDFSFIIEELKNKYSHNNGRNAVSPIRMFKYLLLKRIYDLSDSDVVERSRYDMSFKYFLEMAPEDPVIDSSSLTKFRKLRLEDKNMLDLLINKTVEIGIEQGVLESNILIVDATHTASRHNSKSANDFLKEKAKLVRKAVYGFDESMKEKFPVKPSYDDINETTEYCESLIKTIEQEPEISNMPTVKERINLLKEVLDDCEHQTVLSDDQDARTGHKTSDSSFFGYKTHLAISRERIITAASVTTGEKSDGKYLKELVQKSKDAGMKVDTVIGDTAYSGTNNLKLAKEESFQLVSKLHPVITNGKRHDTGFEFNKDADMFVCPAGHLATKKLYKNRKNRNAQLKFYFDVDKCKTCPLRDGCYKDGAKTKTYSVSVKSTEHKDQEAFQQSEAFKEIAKDRYMIEAKNSELKNRHGYDRAAYSGLFGMELQSAATIFVVNLKRIMKLIDKKEQASE, encoded by the coding sequence ATGTTAGCAAGTCAACAATCCTTAAACATTAGCTCCTATACGGATCTCTACGAGATCATTATTCCTAATGATAATTTTCTCCGTCGCATCAATGAGCTAGTTGATTTTAGTTTTATTATAGAGGAATTAAAAAATAAGTATTCTCATAATAATGGACGAAATGCGGTCTCCCCTATTCGAATGTTCAAATACCTACTGTTGAAACGTATTTATGATCTATCAGATAGTGACGTTGTAGAACGCTCAAGATATGATATGTCCTTTAAATATTTTTTGGAAATGGCTCCTGAGGACCCAGTCATTGATTCGAGTTCCTTAACAAAGTTTCGCAAATTGCGTCTCGAGGATAAAAATATGTTAGATTTACTTATTAATAAAACCGTTGAAATCGGGATAGAACAAGGTGTACTCGAGAGTAATATATTAATTGTGGATGCCACACATACCGCTTCTCGACACAATTCTAAATCAGCCAATGACTTTTTAAAAGAGAAAGCGAAGCTGGTGCGTAAAGCTGTATATGGGTTTGATGAATCTATGAAAGAAAAATTTCCAGTCAAACCTTCTTACGATGATATTAATGAAACAACTGAGTATTGTGAGTCTCTAATCAAGACGATTGAACAAGAACCGGAAATCAGCAACATGCCGACTGTGAAGGAAAGAATAAATCTATTAAAAGAAGTCTTGGATGACTGCGAACATCAAACAGTTCTTTCGGATGACCAGGATGCCCGCACAGGGCACAAGACATCAGATAGTTCATTTTTTGGTTACAAAACACATTTGGCTATTTCAAGGGAGAGAATTATTACAGCTGCATCAGTTACTACAGGAGAGAAAAGTGATGGTAAGTATTTAAAAGAACTCGTACAAAAAAGCAAAGATGCTGGCATGAAAGTAGATACAGTTATTGGAGATACTGCATACTCTGGAACGAATAACTTAAAGTTAGCAAAAGAAGAATCGTTTCAATTAGTGTCCAAACTGCATCCGGTTATTACAAATGGAAAAAGACACGATACTGGGTTTGAATTTAATAAGGATGCAGATATGTTTGTATGTCCGGCAGGACATTTAGCAACAAAAAAGTTATACAAGAATAGAAAAAATCGAAATGCCCAATTAAAGTTTTACTTTGATGTGGATAAGTGTAAAACTTGTCCTTTACGGGACGGATGCTATAAAGATGGAGCCAAAACCAAAACGTATTCTGTTTCAGTGAAGTCAACGGAACATAAAGATCAGGAGGCTTTCCAGCAAAGTGAAGCTTTTAAAGAAATAGCAAAAGATCGATACATGATTGAGGCTAAGAATAGTGAATTGAAAAATAGGCACGGATACGACAGAGCCGCATATTCGGGTTTATTTGGCATGGAATTGCAAAGTGCGGCGACGATATTTGTAGTTAATTTAAAAAGAATAATGAAGCTGATAGACAAAAAAGAGCAAGCTTCTGAGTAA
- the rpmB gene encoding 50S ribosomal protein L28 has protein sequence MARKCVVTGRKTRTGNQRSHAMNANKRSWKANVQKVRIMVDGKPKRVYVSARALKSGKVERV, from the coding sequence ATGGCTAGAAAATGTGTTGTAACAGGGCGTAAAACCCGTACTGGGAACCAGCGCTCCCATGCCATGAATGCGAACAAACGCAGTTGGAAAGCAAACGTTCAAAAGGTAAGAATTATGGTAGACGGCAAACCAAAACGTGTATACGTATCAGCGCGCGCTCTTAAGTCAGGAAAAGTAGAACGCGTATAA
- the pknB gene encoding Stk1 family PASTA domain-containing Ser/Thr kinase: protein MMEGHLLNERYRIKETIGGGGMANVYLARDIILERDVAIKVLRFEYANDEEFIARFDREAQSATSLSHPNIVSIYDVGEEDHILYMVMEHIDGMTLKEYIQLHGPLGVEEAISIMKQITSAISHAHANDIVHRDIKPQNILINTYGDVKVTDFGIAVALSSTALTQTNAVLGSVHYLSPEQARGGMATKKSDIYSLGIVLFELLTGRLPFSGQTPVAIALKHLQSETPSVIRFNPEVPQSVENIVLKATAKDPFHRYGNVYEMEQVLETALDPENLEAVPFVPPEEAGEETKAIPVITDSQYSNSKNDDTIVHKTDSPTKQVKPVSEKKKKPKKRKKWLWITLLLLFLIGGGVAAALVIPGMLEPDEAEIPDVVGMTYEEASDELEQVGLSGVEEEIYSDEVEKGLVVKTDPKVGRSIPVDQEVTILVSEGKEPVSFEDYTGQNFNQVERILNNKGYDDIMAIEKNSDLPEGEIIKQIQPDPDDKVIPEETRVIFDVSAGPEEITLINLKNMTEAEVNRYLDENNLKMNKRSEHSDTIPAGEVIRQSPSASTRMEQGGQVDVVFSSGPEAKPISTVYQTFTVKYKPNKDNSGEEETPQPQQVTIYIEDMERDMTHVAEQQEITEDTEFTIELTIEPGEKASYKVVRDEDTVIEKTVPYKEGE from the coding sequence ATGATGGAGGGTCATTTGTTAAATGAACGTTACAGAATCAAAGAAACCATCGGCGGGGGCGGGATGGCCAATGTCTATTTAGCACGCGATATAATTTTAGAACGTGATGTGGCCATTAAAGTGCTTCGATTTGAGTATGCCAATGATGAAGAATTTATCGCAAGGTTTGACCGTGAGGCACAATCTGCGACGAGTCTGTCTCACCCTAATATCGTGAGTATTTATGATGTTGGGGAAGAGGATCACATTTTATACATGGTAATGGAACACATAGACGGTATGACATTAAAAGAATATATTCAGCTCCATGGACCACTGGGTGTTGAAGAGGCGATCAGCATTATGAAGCAAATCACTTCTGCCATCTCACACGCCCATGCCAACGATATCGTACATCGTGATATTAAACCCCAGAATATATTAATCAATACATATGGAGACGTAAAAGTAACCGATTTTGGAATTGCAGTGGCGCTGAGCTCAACGGCATTGACACAAACAAATGCTGTTTTAGGTTCTGTTCATTACCTGTCCCCAGAACAAGCACGAGGCGGCATGGCAACCAAGAAATCTGATATATACTCTCTGGGGATTGTATTGTTTGAATTACTGACAGGAAGGCTTCCTTTCTCGGGGCAAACCCCTGTAGCAATCGCATTAAAACACTTGCAAAGCGAAACGCCTTCTGTAATTCGGTTTAATCCTGAAGTTCCACAGAGTGTAGAAAACATTGTTCTAAAGGCGACCGCTAAAGATCCTTTTCACCGGTACGGGAATGTATACGAAATGGAACAGGTTCTTGAGACAGCACTTGATCCGGAAAACCTTGAAGCAGTTCCCTTTGTCCCACCTGAAGAGGCAGGAGAAGAAACTAAAGCAATCCCGGTAATTACGGATAGCCAGTATTCAAACAGTAAAAATGACGACACGATCGTACACAAAACAGACAGCCCAACCAAACAAGTGAAGCCTGTATCCGAAAAGAAAAAAAAGCCTAAAAAACGTAAAAAATGGCTTTGGATCACCCTGTTGCTGCTGTTTTTAATTGGTGGAGGCGTTGCTGCTGCATTAGTCATACCAGGAATGCTGGAGCCTGACGAAGCTGAAATCCCCGACGTTGTGGGTATGACTTATGAAGAGGCATCTGACGAACTTGAACAAGTAGGTTTGTCAGGAGTTGAAGAGGAAATCTATTCGGACGAAGTTGAAAAAGGTTTGGTTGTAAAAACCGATCCTAAAGTTGGGCGCTCGATCCCAGTGGATCAAGAAGTCACGATACTTGTCAGTGAAGGAAAAGAACCTGTTTCATTTGAAGATTATACAGGACAAAACTTCAACCAAGTTGAGCGTATCTTAAATAACAAGGGCTACGATGATATTATGGCCATAGAGAAAAACTCAGACCTCCCTGAGGGAGAAATTATTAAACAAATTCAACCTGACCCTGACGATAAAGTGATTCCTGAGGAAACGCGTGTGATATTTGATGTGAGTGCTGGACCGGAAGAAATTACATTAATCAATCTAAAAAATATGACTGAAGCAGAAGTAAACCGATATCTTGATGAAAATAACCTTAAGATGAACAAACGGAGTGAGCACTCTGATACCATCCCAGCGGGGGAAGTTATTCGTCAAAGCCCATCAGCATCAACCAGGATGGAACAGGGCGGACAAGTAGATGTTGTCTTCTCCAGCGGCCCGGAAGCCAAGCCAATCTCCACCGTTTACCAAACCTTTACGGTTAAATATAAACCTAATAAGGACAATAGCGGTGAAGAAGAAACGCCACAACCACAGCAGGTAACGATTTATATTGAGGATATGGAACGTGACATGACACACGTTGCAGAACAACAGGAAATTACCGAAGATACCGAGTTTACAATTGAACTTACGATAGAACCAGGAGAAAAAGCTTCGTATAAAGTGGTTCGGGACGAAGATACTGTGATCGAAAAAACGGTCCCCTATAAGGAAGGTGAATAA
- a CDS encoding Asp23/Gls24 family envelope stress response protein: MSIELNTNDGHVTITNDVIATIAGGAAVECYGIVGMASKSQIKDGIAEILRKENYARGVVVRQENHHLHIDMYIIVSYGTKISEVAHNVQSQVKYTLNQSLGLAIDSVNIYIQGVRVAKD, encoded by the coding sequence ATGTCCATTGAACTGAATACAAACGACGGTCACGTGACGATCACAAATGATGTCATTGCTACAATTGCCGGTGGTGCTGCGGTCGAGTGCTATGGTATTGTTGGCATGGCCTCGAAAAGCCAGATTAAGGATGGTATTGCAGAAATACTAAGAAAAGAAAATTATGCACGTGGTGTTGTGGTCAGACAAGAGAACCATCACCTGCACATCGATATGTATATCATCGTTAGTTATGGCACAAAAATATCAGAAGTTGCCCATAATGTACAATCCCAAGTTAAATACACTTTAAATCAATCGCTCGGACTGGCAATCGACTCAGTAAACATCTATATACAAGGTGTAAGAGTCGCTAAAGATTGA
- the ltrA gene encoding group II intron reverse transcriptase/maturase yields the protein MMETKLTRIAELAKKDKNMAFTSLAHLLNVNNLKQCHYELPSEKARGTKGISKEGYGDNLNENVDDLVKRLKNNAYRPVPVRRTYIDKPGSRKKRPLGIPDHEDKIVQRAIGKILNAIYENDFLESSFGFRPNRNCHDALKILNVYIEKRPTNFVVDADIKGFFDNVDHDWMMKFLNHRIKDPNLLRIIRRFLKGGYMEEGKYFDTDKGTPQGGIISPILANVYLHYVLDLWFEKRVKKQCKGHAYIVRYADDFVCCFQYEDEAKAFYSALIKRLAKFGLEIAEDKTSIISFGRNAGNGGSGKPSTFDFLGFTHYCSKSRTGNFRVKRKTSRKKMKAKLANQKEWLKANRNRDIQEIMARLDRSLKGYYNYYCITDNTLAVEEFLYRVKQLLFKWMNRRSQRKSFSWDKFNLFLRKYPLPKPKMKVNIYELRNEISYIL from the coding sequence ATGATGGAAACGAAACTAACAAGGATAGCAGAATTAGCTAAGAAAGATAAGAATATGGCGTTTACGTCATTGGCACATCTCTTAAACGTGAACAATCTTAAACAATGTCATTATGAATTGCCTAGTGAAAAAGCCAGAGGTACAAAAGGAATTTCTAAGGAAGGCTACGGCGATAACCTCAATGAAAATGTCGATGATCTGGTCAAACGGCTTAAGAACAATGCTTACCGCCCTGTACCAGTCAGACGCACTTACATTGATAAGCCGGGCTCGAGAAAGAAAAGACCTTTAGGTATCCCTGACCATGAGGATAAGATTGTTCAACGGGCTATAGGGAAGATTCTTAATGCCATATATGAGAATGATTTTCTTGAAAGCTCTTTTGGCTTCCGCCCTAACAGAAACTGTCATGATGCGTTGAAAATCCTGAATGTATATATTGAAAAGCGCCCCACCAACTTTGTGGTGGATGCTGATATTAAAGGATTCTTTGACAATGTCGATCATGACTGGATGATGAAGTTTCTGAACCATCGTATCAAAGACCCGAACCTCTTAAGAATCATCCGACGCTTCCTTAAGGGAGGTTACATGGAGGAAGGAAAGTATTTTGATACGGATAAAGGGACTCCGCAAGGAGGGATCATTTCCCCCATTTTAGCGAATGTGTATTTGCACTATGTACTAGACCTATGGTTTGAGAAACGGGTCAAGAAGCAATGCAAAGGACATGCATACATCGTGCGCTATGCCGATGACTTTGTATGTTGTTTTCAGTATGAGGACGAAGCAAAAGCTTTCTACTCAGCATTAATTAAAAGACTAGCCAAATTTGGCTTGGAAATAGCTGAAGACAAAACAAGTATCATTTCATTTGGTCGAAACGCTGGAAATGGAGGATCTGGAAAGCCATCTACATTTGATTTTCTTGGCTTCACGCACTATTGCAGTAAAAGCCGAACCGGTAACTTTCGTGTTAAACGAAAGACCAGTCGCAAGAAAATGAAAGCCAAGCTAGCGAATCAAAAGGAGTGGCTGAAAGCCAATCGAAACAGAGATATTCAAGAGATTATGGCAAGACTCGATCGGTCACTTAAAGGATATTACAACTATTATTGTATTACAGATAATACGTTGGCGGTGGAGGAATTCCTCTACCGGGTCAAGCAATTGTTATTTAAGTGGATGAATCGACGGAGTCAAAGGAAATCTTTTAGTTGGGATAAATTCAACTTATTCTTAAGAAAATACCCCTTGCCCAAGCCGAAAATGAAAGTGAACATTTACGAACTAAGAAACGAGATTAGCTATATTTTGTAA
- the rsgA gene encoding ribosome small subunit-dependent GTPase A — MLEGRIIKALSGFYYVKTHNQIYQTRGRGLFRNQSIKPLVGDLVKFDAREEMEGYITEILPRRNELIRPPIANIDQAIVMSSAENPSFSPLLLDRFLVLLEAKQIHAVIVISKMDLAATEKLAEVRSTLNAYEALGYPVLSLSAHNHDELQKLEPHINNKVSVIAGQSGVGKSTLINALDETLELETGAISKSLGRGRHTTRHVELLEVYEGLVADTPGFSSIDFSDIELQSLSSCFPEIRNRQDDCKFRGCSHRTEPGCAVKAAVEAQEIATFRYNHYLRFYEEIQSRKPRY; from the coding sequence ATGCTTGAAGGAAGAATTATAAAGGCGTTGAGCGGTTTTTATTATGTTAAAACCCATAATCAAATATATCAGACAAGAGGACGTGGACTTTTTCGCAACCAATCCATTAAACCCCTTGTGGGTGATCTTGTTAAATTTGATGCCAGAGAAGAAATGGAGGGTTATATAACGGAGATTCTGCCCAGACGCAATGAATTAATTCGTCCACCAATAGCCAATATTGACCAGGCTATCGTGATGAGCTCAGCTGAAAATCCCTCTTTTTCACCGCTTTTGCTGGACAGGTTTCTCGTACTGCTTGAAGCAAAGCAGATTCACGCAGTCATTGTGATTTCCAAGATGGACTTGGCTGCAACAGAGAAACTTGCGGAAGTCCGTTCAACTCTTAATGCATATGAAGCACTTGGTTATCCAGTATTAAGTTTATCAGCTCACAATCATGACGAATTACAGAAGTTAGAGCCCCATATAAACAACAAAGTAAGTGTGATTGCCGGACAGTCAGGCGTTGGAAAGTCGACTCTTATTAATGCACTTGATGAAACGCTTGAACTGGAAACAGGCGCTATTTCCAAAAGTCTGGGCAGGGGACGACACACGACACGGCATGTTGAACTCTTGGAGGTTTACGAAGGCTTAGTGGCTGATACACCGGGTTTCAGCTCTATAGATTTCAGTGACATTGAACTGCAAAGTTTAAGCAGCTGCTTTCCGGAAATCCGTAATCGGCAAGACGATTGTAAATTTCGAGGCTGCTCACATCGGACTGAGCCTGGTTGTGCTGTTAAAGCGGCTGTAGAAGCGCAAGAGATTGCAACATTCAGATACAATCATTATCTTCGTTTTTATGAAGAAATACAATCACGGAAGCCGAGGTATTAA
- the spoVM gene encoding stage V sporulation protein SpoVM, producing the protein MLWGNAGVVQEEGELMKFYTIKLPRFVGGFVQMIIGVFKKEK; encoded by the coding sequence ATGCTCTGGGGTAACGCCGGAGTTGTACAAGAGGAGGGGGAACTCATGAAATTTTATACCATTAAACTCCCGCGATTTGTTGGTGGTTTTGTACAGATGATCATTGGGGTTTTTAAAAAGGAAAAATAA
- a CDS encoding Stp1/IreP family PP2C-type Ser/Thr phosphatase codes for MKRVFATDRGQVRHHNEDSVGIYRNLTGQPMAVVADGMGGHQAGDVASTLTTTMLQKAWAPTNEFTIPEETELWIDENIQHVNDAVYTKAASDPGYQGMGTTVVIAVCTNEFVTLGHIGDSRCYLLNSNGFVQMTEDHSLVNELMRSGEITKEEARTHPRKNVVLKALGTEAKIAADIKTISWEDGDKLLLCSDGLTDKVTEEELENWLSESNDIEQLAQEMISVANERGGEDNISLAIVTNDALKEEGEAS; via the coding sequence ATGAAGAGAGTATTTGCAACAGACAGGGGTCAGGTGCGGCATCATAATGAAGACTCAGTGGGGATTTACAGGAATCTAACCGGTCAGCCAATGGCTGTAGTTGCGGATGGTATGGGTGGACATCAAGCAGGTGATGTTGCCAGCACGCTGACAACAACCATGTTGCAGAAAGCTTGGGCCCCTACAAATGAATTCACCATACCCGAAGAAACCGAGTTATGGATTGACGAAAATATACAACATGTTAATGACGCGGTTTATACAAAGGCCGCTTCTGACCCGGGATACCAAGGGATGGGCACGACGGTCGTGATTGCTGTATGCACAAATGAATTTGTGACACTGGGCCATATCGGTGACAGCCGCTGTTATCTACTCAATAGTAATGGGTTTGTTCAGATGACAGAGGATCATTCACTTGTAAACGAACTGATGCGCTCCGGGGAGATTACAAAAGAAGAAGCACGTACACATCCGAGAAAAAATGTTGTGCTCAAAGCATTAGGAACAGAAGCAAAAATAGCTGCAGACATTAAAACGATCAGCTGGGAGGATGGGGACAAACTATTATTATGTTCAGACGGACTAACCGATAAAGTGACTGAAGAAGAGCTGGAAAATTGGTTATCTGAATCCAATGATATTGAACAGCTGGCACAAGAGATGATAAGCGTGGCAAATGAGAGAGGCGGAGAAGACAATATATCTCTTGCAATTGTAACAAATGATGCCCTGAAAGAAGAAGGTGAGGCTTCATGA